Proteins found in one Nostoc sp. NIES-3756 genomic segment:
- the atpE gene encoding ATP synthase F0 subunit C, with amino-acid sequence MDPLVSAASVLAAALAVGLAAIGPGIGQGNAAGQAVEGIARQPEAEGKIRGTLLLSLAFMEALTIYGLVVALVLLFANPFA; translated from the coding sequence ATGGATCCATTAGTTTCTGCTGCTTCCGTTTTAGCTGCTGCTCTAGCTGTTGGTTTGGCTGCGATCGGCCCTGGTATTGGTCAAGGTAATGCAGCAGGACAAGCTGTAGAAGGTATTGCTCGTCAGCCAGAAGCAGAAGGTAAAATTCGCGGTACATTACTACTCAGCTTGGCGTTCATGGAAGCGCTAACCATCTACGGTCTAGTAGTTGCTCTAGTATTGTTGTTTGCTAACCCCTTCGCATAA
- the atpB gene encoding F0F1 ATP synthase subunit A, which produces MLNFLNFYSVPLAELEVGKHLYWQIGNLKLHGQVFLTSWFVIGVLVLASLAASSNIKRIPGGIQNLMEYALEFIRDLAKNQIGEKEYRPWVPFVGTLFLFIFVSNWSGALVPFKLIHLPEGELTAPTSDINTTVALALLTSLAYFYAGFSKKGLGYFGNYVQPVSFMLPFKIIEDFTKPLSLSFRLFGNILADELVVGVLVLLVPLFVPLPVMALGLFTSAIQALIFATLAAAYIGEAMEDHHGEEHEGHH; this is translated from the coding sequence ATGTTGAATTTTCTGAACTTTTACTCTGTTCCACTTGCCGAATTGGAAGTGGGAAAACATCTGTACTGGCAAATAGGAAACTTAAAATTGCACGGTCAGGTCTTTCTCACATCCTGGTTTGTTATTGGCGTGCTAGTTCTAGCTTCTTTGGCTGCAAGCAGTAACATTAAACGGATTCCTGGTGGCATACAGAACCTCATGGAGTATGCACTGGAATTTATTCGGGATTTGGCAAAAAACCAGATTGGCGAAAAAGAATATCGCCCCTGGGTGCCTTTCGTTGGCACTTTGTTTTTGTTCATTTTTGTGTCAAATTGGTCAGGAGCGTTAGTTCCCTTCAAGCTAATTCATTTGCCAGAAGGAGAATTAACAGCACCGACAAGCGACATCAATACAACTGTTGCATTAGCATTGTTGACATCTTTAGCATATTTTTATGCGGGATTCAGCAAGAAAGGATTGGGGTATTTTGGCAACTATGTTCAGCCCGTATCGTTCATGTTGCCATTCAAAATCATTGAAGATTTCACCAAACCCCTGTCCCTAAGTTTCCGTTTATTCGGTAACATTTTAGCTGATGAACTTGTAGTGGGCGTACTGGTATTACTAGTGCCTTTATTTGTACCTCTGCCAGTAATGGCTTTGGGGCTATTTACTAGCGCTATCCAGGCACTAATTTTTGCTACTTTAGCTGCTGCTTACATCGGTGAAGCGATGGAAGATCATCATGGCGAAGAGCATGAGGGACATCATTAG
- a CDS encoding ATP synthase subunit I, with protein sequence MSLSEEPIAPTPTTRQETQPGFEDTEPANSSMQEFYQLYQELLLITLVLTGVIFVSVWIFYSLNIALNYLLGACTGVVYLRMLAKDVERLGREKQSLSKTRLALLIVLILLASRWNQLQIMPIFLGFLTYKATLIIYVVRVAFISDPPKLRQP encoded by the coding sequence GTGAGCTTGTCAGAAGAACCAATTGCACCCACTCCGACAACACGACAAGAGACTCAACCTGGTTTTGAGGACACAGAACCAGCAAACTCTTCTATGCAGGAGTTTTATCAACTCTACCAAGAGTTGTTGTTAATCACGCTTGTCTTAACAGGGGTTATTTTTGTCTCTGTGTGGATTTTTTACTCCTTGAACATTGCCCTGAATTATTTATTAGGTGCGTGTACAGGTGTGGTTTACTTGAGGATGTTGGCAAAAGATGTTGAGCGTTTAGGTAGAGAAAAACAGTCACTGAGTAAAACTCGGTTGGCGTTATTAATAGTTCTGATTTTGCTGGCATCGCGGTGGAATCAACTGCAAATAATGCCCATATTTTTGGGATTTCTCACTTACAAAGCAACGCTTATTATCTATGTAGTTAGGGTGGCGTTTATCTCTGACCCGCCAAAGCTCCGGCAACCTTAA
- a CDS encoding class I SAM-dependent methyltransferase: MSDSQAVSSAVAKLYDTYPFPPEPILDEPPPGYNWRWNWLAAYSFCTGRKPAKQDIRILDAGCGSGVGTEYLVHLNPQAQVVGIDLSAGTLAVAKERCQRSGANRVEFHHLSLYDVEQLPGEFDLINCVGVLHHLPDPIRGIQALAKKLAPGGLMHIFVYGELGRWEIQLMQKAIALLQNDKRGDYRDGVQVGRQIFASLPENNRLVKREKERWAMENQRDECFADMYVHPQEIDYNIDTLFELIDASGLDFIGFSNPGFWNLDRLLGKAPELIQRAGELSDASGRPCQRQRYRLIELLDPEVTHYEFFLGRPPITKTDWSDDKALLQAIPELNPCTDGFPSQVLFNYEYQVVNLSTAEFEFLQKCNGSSTMTDILSTVQISLDEVRNLIKQQLIILIPA; the protein is encoded by the coding sequence ATGTCTGATTCTCAAGCTGTAAGTAGTGCTGTAGCCAAACTCTACGATACATACCCATTCCCACCAGAACCCATCCTCGATGAACCGCCACCCGGTTACAACTGGCGCTGGAATTGGCTAGCAGCTTACAGTTTTTGTACAGGACGCAAACCAGCAAAGCAAGATATCCGTATTTTGGATGCTGGTTGTGGTTCAGGTGTGGGGACAGAATATTTAGTACATCTCAACCCGCAAGCGCAGGTGGTGGGAATTGATTTAAGTGCGGGTACTTTAGCAGTTGCCAAAGAACGTTGTCAGCGTTCCGGTGCAAACCGCGTTGAGTTTCATCACCTGAGCTTGTACGATGTGGAACAGTTACCGGGTGAGTTTGATTTAATTAACTGCGTGGGAGTGTTACATCACCTACCTGACCCAATTCGCGGTATTCAAGCTTTGGCGAAAAAATTAGCTCCTGGTGGCTTGATGCACATTTTTGTGTATGGGGAGTTGGGACGCTGGGAAATTCAACTGATGCAAAAAGCGATCGCACTCCTGCAAAACGATAAACGAGGCGACTATCGTGATGGTGTACAAGTCGGTCGGCAAATATTCGCTTCATTACCAGAAAACAACCGTCTTGTCAAACGTGAAAAAGAGCGTTGGGCAATGGAAAACCAACGGGATGAATGCTTTGCGGATATGTATGTTCATCCCCAAGAGATTGACTACAACATTGATACCCTGTTTGAATTAATTGACGCTTCAGGATTAGATTTTATCGGTTTTTCCAATCCCGGTTTTTGGAATTTAGACAGGCTTTTGGGGAAAGCACCAGAGCTAATACAACGGGCGGGAGAGTTGAGCGATGCCTCCGGCAGGCCTTGCCAACGCCAACGTTACCGTTTAATAGAATTACTAGACCCAGAAGTCACGCATTACGAATTTTTCCTTGGTCGTCCACCCATCACCAAAACCGACTGGTCAGATGATAAAGCCTTACTACAAGCAATTCCTGAACTAAATCCTTGTACTGATGGATTTCCCAGCCAAGTATTATTTAATTACGAATACCAAGTTGTAAACCTATCAACAGCAGAGTTTGAATTTTTACAAAAGTGTAATGGTAGTTCCACGATGACGGATATATTATCAACTGTGCAAATAAGCTTAGATGAAGTTAGAAACCTGATTAAACAACAGCTAATCATACTCATACCTGCATAA
- a CDS encoding 2-phosphosulfolactate phosphatase, which produces MIYDQSEFDLRCEWGSQGVAQLAPISDVVVILNVLSFSTCVEVATNNGAIIFPYPMKDESVVDYAKSIQAELASHRQLWTTTGYSLSPKSLLEIPSGTRLVLPSANGSFLTLQTGTTPTLAGCLRNCEAVAKVAQSYGKKIAVIPAGERLKDDNSLRPAFEDLLGAGAILSYLQGSLSPEAEVAVATFQAFHKDIFGYLRRRSSGKELITKGYESDVEIASAYNISDCVPVFTDKTYIQRT; this is translated from the coding sequence ATGATTTACGATCAGTCTGAGTTTGATTTGCGCTGTGAGTGGGGTTCACAAGGTGTTGCTCAACTTGCACCTATTAGTGATGTAGTTGTGATACTTAATGTTCTCTCTTTTTCTACTTGTGTAGAGGTGGCTACTAATAACGGTGCAATCATTTTTCCATACCCAATGAAGGATGAATCAGTCGTTGATTATGCCAAGTCGATACAAGCAGAATTAGCTAGTCATAGACAACTTTGGACAACAACTGGCTATTCTCTATCACCTAAATCTTTACTTGAGATTCCATCTGGAACTCGGTTAGTTTTACCTTCAGCTAATGGTTCTTTTCTCACCTTGCAAACTGGAACTACACCAACTTTAGCGGGTTGTTTACGTAATTGCGAAGCTGTAGCCAAGGTAGCTCAAAGTTATGGTAAAAAAATAGCTGTGATTCCGGCTGGGGAAAGGTTGAAAGATGACAACAGCCTACGCCCTGCTTTTGAAGATTTGCTAGGCGCTGGGGCAATCCTCAGTTATTTACAGGGCAGTTTATCACCAGAGGCTGAAGTTGCTGTGGCAACATTCCAGGCTTTTCACAAGGATATATTCGGTTATTTACGACGACGCAGTTCTGGTAAGGAGTTGATTACAAAAGGGTATGAGTCAGACGTAGAAATCGCCTCAGCTTACAATATCAGCGATTGCGTACCTGTGTTCACTGATAAGACTTATATCCAAAGGACATAA
- a CDS encoding phycobilisome rod-core linker polypeptide, with amino-acid sequence MSVKASGGSSVARPQLYQTLAVATITQAEQQDRFLGRGELDELASYFASGAKRLEIAQILTENSEIIVSRAANRIFVGGSPMAFLEKPREQELAMAGATSGGNVTEGMKLGTVTYVETRGGFLENLRSIFNSSPSGPTPPGFRPINIARYGPSNMAKSLRDLSWFLRYATYAIVAGDPNIIVVNTRGLREIIENACSGEATIVALQEIKAASLSYFRKDPEAAEIVNQYMDVLITEFKAPTPSNKVRQRPSGDQQGLQLPQIYFNAAERRPKFVMKPGLSATEKNEVVKAAYRQIFERDISRAYSLSISDLESKVKNGDISMKEFVRRLAKSPLYQKQFYQPFINSRVIELAFRHILGRGPSSREEVQKYFSIVSNGGLPALVDALVDSAEYGDYFGEETVPYLRGLGQEAQECRNWGPQQDLFNYSAPFRKVPQFITTFAAYDRPLPDQHPYGSGNDPLEIQFGAIFPKETRNPSTSPAPFGKDTRRILIHQGPGINNQVSNPGARGVAPGSLGPKVFKLDQLPGTIGRKAAKGASVKFSESSTQAVIRAIYLQVIGRDVYEGQRLKVQEIKLENGEISVREFVRALAKSDLFRNLYWTRLYVCKAIEYIHRRLLGRPTYGRQENNKYFDIASKKGFYAVVDAIIDSLEYTEAFGEDTVPYERYLTPGGVALRQLRVGSIREDVGAKVEKEETPRFVELGTVKENRTQPDVDFRINQGVTKQREQTKIFKLVAGNNDKAAVQTVISAAYRQIFERDIAPYIAQNEFSAWESKLGNGEITVKEFIEGLGYSNLYLKEFYTPYPNTKVIELGTKHFLGRAPIDQAEIRKYNQILATQGIRAFINALVNSQEYREVFGEDTVPYRRFPTLPAANFPNTQKLYNQLTKQNNDVVIPSFKPVQARIPSDKTPILAKAIADLAAQARQIDKTKPLFIELGRSYNDGRGQSVEVGVGTSRRKPARIYRLTDGTTQAERQLVINAIYRQVLDVFSGQVPDYYRRTELDSKLRNGEISVREFVRELASSEIYRKRFYTPYPNTKVIEFLFRHLLGRAPATQGEIRQYNKLLADHGLRAAVEAIVDSAEYSRYFGEDVVPYPRFPSLPAGNYLGSVQAAADLVKQSWSSLSPSTLTGRGSDR; translated from the coding sequence ATGAGTGTTAAGGCGAGTGGTGGAAGCTCGGTTGCGCGCCCGCAACTATATCAAACTCTAGCTGTGGCAACAATTACCCAAGCGGAGCAGCAAGACCGCTTTTTGGGTAGGGGTGAACTAGATGAACTAGCAAGTTATTTTGCATCTGGTGCAAAACGTCTAGAAATTGCCCAAATTCTCACAGAAAATTCGGAAATTATTGTTTCTCGTGCAGCTAACCGCATATTTGTCGGTGGTTCGCCAATGGCTTTCTTAGAAAAGCCCAGAGAACAAGAACTAGCAATGGCTGGTGCTACTTCTGGTGGAAATGTCACAGAAGGGATGAAGTTAGGAACTGTCACCTATGTGGAAACTCGTGGTGGCTTTCTAGAAAACTTACGTTCTATCTTTAATTCATCTCCCAGTGGCCCAACCCCCCCAGGGTTTAGACCAATTAACATTGCTCGTTACGGCCCTAGCAACATGGCTAAGAGCCTACGGGACTTGTCCTGGTTCTTACGCTATGCTACTTATGCGATCGTGGCTGGCGACCCCAACATCATTGTTGTGAATACCAGGGGTTTGCGAGAAATTATTGAAAATGCTTGCTCTGGTGAAGCTACTATTGTCGCTTTGCAAGAAATCAAAGCAGCCTCACTTTCTTATTTCCGTAAAGACCCAGAAGCCGCAGAGATTGTTAACCAGTACATGGATGTTTTGATCACCGAGTTCAAAGCACCTACACCTTCTAATAAAGTACGTCAACGTCCCTCGGGCGACCAACAAGGGTTACAACTACCCCAAATTTACTTTAATGCGGCTGAAAGAAGACCCAAGTTTGTCATGAAGCCTGGGTTGTCAGCGACAGAAAAGAATGAGGTAGTAAAAGCAGCTTATCGGCAAATCTTTGAGCGCGATATTAGCCGTGCTTACAGCTTGTCGATTTCTGATTTGGAATCCAAAGTTAAGAACGGCGACATTTCTATGAAAGAGTTCGTCCGTCGTTTGGCAAAATCTCCTCTTTACCAAAAACAGTTTTACCAACCTTTTATTAACAGCCGTGTTATTGAACTTGCTTTCCGCCACATTTTGGGACGGGGGCCAAGTAGCCGAGAAGAAGTACAAAAATATTTCTCGATTGTTTCTAACGGTGGTCTACCAGCTTTAGTTGATGCTTTGGTAGATTCGGCTGAGTACGGCGACTACTTTGGGGAAGAGACGGTACCATACTTGCGCGGTCTGGGTCAAGAAGCTCAAGAATGTCGCAACTGGGGGCCACAGCAAGACCTGTTTAACTACAGTGCGCCTTTTAGGAAAGTACCTCAGTTTATTACCACATTTGCGGCTTACGATCGCCCATTACCAGACCAGCATCCATACGGTTCCGGTAACGACCCATTAGAAATTCAGTTTGGGGCGATTTTCCCGAAAGAAACTCGCAACCCCAGCACCAGTCCCGCACCTTTTGGTAAAGACACCAGACGGATCTTGATTCACCAAGGCCCTGGTATTAACAACCAAGTTAGTAACCCCGGTGCTAGAGGTGTCGCTCCTGGTTCTCTTGGGCCTAAAGTGTTCAAGTTGGATCAACTACCAGGTACTATTGGCAGAAAAGCAGCTAAGGGTGCAAGTGTCAAGTTCTCTGAAAGCTCAACACAAGCTGTAATTAGAGCTATTTACTTGCAAGTTATCGGTAGGGATGTATACGAAGGTCAACGGCTGAAGGTGCAAGAAATTAAGCTGGAAAACGGCGAAATTTCTGTACGGGAGTTTGTCAGAGCCTTGGCGAAGTCGGATCTATTCCGTAACCTTTACTGGACACGGTTGTATGTTTGTAAAGCGATTGAATATATCCACCGTCGCTTGTTGGGTCGTCCTACCTACGGTCGTCAAGAAAACAACAAGTACTTCGACATCGCTTCTAAGAAAGGCTTTTACGCTGTTGTCGATGCGATTATTGACAGCTTAGAGTACACCGAAGCTTTTGGTGAAGATACAGTTCCTTACGAACGTTATCTGACTCCTGGTGGTGTAGCTTTAAGACAGTTACGGGTTGGTAGTATCCGTGAAGATGTAGGCGCGAAGGTTGAAAAAGAAGAAACGCCACGCTTCGTTGAACTGGGTACTGTTAAGGAAAATCGGACTCAACCAGATGTCGATTTCCGCATCAACCAAGGTGTTACTAAGCAGCGTGAACAAACCAAGATATTCAAGCTGGTAGCTGGTAACAACGATAAAGCTGCTGTCCAAACTGTAATTAGTGCTGCTTATCGTCAAATTTTCGAGCGCGATATTGCACCATACATTGCTCAGAATGAATTTTCCGCATGGGAAAGCAAACTGGGTAACGGTGAAATTACAGTCAAGGAATTTATTGAAGGTCTGGGTTACTCTAACCTCTACCTGAAGGAGTTCTACACCCCATACCCCAACACCAAGGTAATCGAGTTAGGAACTAAGCATTTCCTCGGTCGCGCACCAATTGATCAAGCAGAAATCCGCAAGTATAACCAAATTTTGGCTACCCAAGGGATTCGCGCTTTTATCAATGCTTTGGTAAATAGCCAAGAGTACCGCGAAGTATTTGGTGAAGATACTGTTCCTTACAGACGCTTCCCTACTCTACCTGCGGCGAACTTCCCCAATACCCAAAAGCTGTATAACCAACTAACTAAGCAAAATAATGATGTGGTTATCCCCAGCTTTAAGCCTGTCCAAGCGCGGATACCTTCTGATAAGACCCCAATTTTAGCGAAGGCGATCGCAGATTTAGCAGCCCAAGCCAGACAAATCGATAAGACTAAGCCCCTGTTCATTGAATTGGGTCGTTCTTACAACGATGGTCGCGGACAGTCTGTGGAAGTGGGCGTTGGTACAAGTCGCCGTAAACCTGCGCGTATTTATCGTCTGACTGATGGTACTACCCAAGCAGAAAGACAGTTGGTAATTAACGCGATTTACCGTCAGGTGCTTGATGTGTTTAGCGGACAAGTACCCGACTACTACCGCCGCACAGAACTAGATAGCAAACTGCGTAACGGTGAAATTTCTGTCCGGGAGTTCGTGCGGGAATTGGCTAGTTCGGAAATCTACCGCAAACGCTTCTACACACCATATCCCAACACCAAGGTAATTGAGTTCTTATTCCGTCATCTGTTGGGACGTGCGCCAGCTACCCAAGGCGAAATTCGTCAGTATAACAAGCTGTTAGCTGACCACGGTTTGCGTGCTGCTGTGGAAGCAATTGTTGATAGTGCTGAATACAGCCGCTACTTTGGTGAAGATGTGGTTCCTTACCCACGCTTCCCATCCCTACCCGCAGGTAACTACCTGGGTAGCGTGCAAGCCGCAGCCGACTTGGTGAAACAATCTTGGTCTAGCTTGTCGCCATCTACATTGACTGGTAGAGGTAGCGATCGCTAA
- the apcA gene encoding allophycocyanin subunit alpha: MSIVTKSIVNADAEARYLSPGELDRIKSFVAGGQQRLRIAQTLTDNRERLVKQAGDQLFQKRPDVVSPGGNAYGQELTATCLRDLDYYLRLVTYGIVAGDVTPIEEIGVIGVREMYKSLGTPIEAVGEGVRALKNAASTLLSAEDAAEAGSYFDYVVGALS; encoded by the coding sequence ATGAGTATCGTCACGAAGTCCATCGTGAATGCTGATGCAGAAGCCCGCTACCTCAGCCCTGGCGAATTAGATCGGATCAAGAGCTTTGTTGCTGGTGGTCAACAACGCCTCCGCATCGCGCAAACTTTGACCGACAACCGCGAACGTTTGGTTAAGCAAGCTGGCGATCAATTGTTCCAAAAACGCCCTGATGTTGTTTCTCCTGGTGGTAACGCTTACGGTCAAGAATTGACAGCTACCTGTCTGCGTGACCTAGACTATTACCTCCGTCTTGTTACCTACGGAATCGTTGCTGGCGACGTTACTCCTATTGAAGAAATCGGTGTAATCGGTGTTCGTGAGATGTACAAATCTCTCGGTACTCCTATCGAGGCAGTTGGTGAAGGTGTACGTGCATTGAAAAATGCTGCTTCCACCCTTCTGTCTGCTGAAGATGCAGCTGAAGCTGGCTCTTACTTTGACTACGTAGTAGGCGCGTTGTCATAG
- the apcB gene encoding allophycocyanin subunit beta, with protein sequence MAQDAITAVINSADVQGKYLDTAALEKLKAYFSTGELRVRAATTISANAAAIVKEAVAKSLLYSDITRPGGNMYTTRRYAACIRDLDYYLRYATYAMLAGDPSILDERVLNGLKETYNSLGVPIGATVQAIQAIKEVTASLVGADAGKEMGVYLDYISSGLS encoded by the coding sequence ATGGCTCAAGATGCAATCACCGCCGTCATTAACTCTGCTGACGTGCAAGGTAAGTACCTCGATACCGCAGCTTTAGAAAAGCTAAAAGCTTACTTCTCCACTGGTGAACTGCGTGTACGTGCAGCTACAACCATCAGCGCTAACGCTGCTGCGATCGTTAAAGAAGCTGTAGCTAAATCTTTGTTGTACTCTGACATCACCCGTCCCGGTGGTAACATGTACACCACTCGTCGTTACGCTGCTTGTATCCGTGACTTGGATTACTACTTGCGTTACGCTACCTACGCTATGCTAGCTGGCGATCCTTCCATCCTCGACGAGCGTGTATTAAACGGTTTGAAAGAAACCTACAACTCCTTGGGTGTACCCATCGGCGCTACCGTACAAGCTATCCAAGCTATCAAAGAAGTAACCGCTAGCTTGGTTGGTGCTGACGCTGGTAAAGAAATGGGTGTTTACCTAGACTACATCTCCTCTGGCTTGAGCTAA
- a CDS encoding phycobilisome linker polypeptide, with protein sequence MSRLFKITALVPSLSRTRTQRELQNTYFTKLVPYENWFREQQRIQKAGGKIIKVELATGKQGTNAGLS encoded by the coding sequence ATGTCCCGTTTGTTTAAAATTACAGCTCTTGTTCCTAGCCTAAGCAGAACTCGTACCCAACGCGAACTACAAAATACCTATTTCACCAAGCTGGTTCCTTATGAAAACTGGTTCCGCGAACAACAGCGCATTCAAAAAGCAGGCGGCAAAATCATCAAAGTTGAATTGGCAACTGGTAAACAAGGCACAAATGCTGGGTTGTCTTAA
- a CDS encoding SirB1 family protein yields the protein MNFSSARQYFYQEIQQSEEDIDLARAALYIAKEEYPRLDTEEYLNALDTMAMEVEERLPSSRYPLRVIQGINQYLYDDLGFAGNQQDYYDPRNSFLNDVIERRVGIPITLALVYLEIAKRIDFPMEGVGLPGHFLIRPAISDMEIFVDAFNRGEVLFAQDCQDKLNQMFQQSVTLRPEFLATISKRQFLARMLTNLKYIYLRKQDVEKSLSVVERILVLFPEATSELRDRGLLYYQLGYYPQASEDLETYLANVPNAEDAATIRRLLGEIK from the coding sequence ATGAATTTCTCCTCAGCAAGACAATATTTTTATCAAGAGATTCAGCAATCTGAGGAGGATATTGACCTGGCTAGGGCGGCTTTGTATATCGCTAAGGAAGAATATCCTAGATTGGATACGGAGGAGTATCTAAACGCTCTGGATACTATGGCGATGGAGGTTGAGGAGCGTTTACCATCTTCACGGTATCCGTTACGGGTAATCCAGGGTATTAATCAATATCTCTACGATGATTTGGGGTTTGCTGGGAATCAACAAGATTATTATGACCCGCGCAATAGTTTTCTGAATGATGTTATCGAGCGTCGAGTGGGTATTCCTATCACTTTAGCTTTGGTTTACCTGGAGATTGCCAAGAGGATTGATTTTCCAATGGAGGGGGTAGGCTTACCGGGACATTTCCTGATTCGTCCGGCTATCTCTGATATGGAGATTTTTGTTGATGCGTTTAATCGTGGTGAGGTGTTGTTTGCCCAAGATTGTCAGGATAAGCTAAATCAAATGTTTCAGCAGTCGGTAACTTTGCGACCGGAATTTTTAGCGACAATCAGCAAGCGGCAATTTTTGGCAAGAATGCTGACTAATCTGAAATATATTTATCTCAGGAAGCAAGATGTAGAAAAAAGCTTAAGTGTAGTTGAAAGAATTTTAGTGCTGTTTCCTGAAGCAACTTCAGAATTGCGCGATCGCGGTTTACTCTATTACCAGCTAGGCTACTATCCTCAAGCCAGCGAAGATTTAGAAACCTACCTAGCAAATGTACCCAACGCTGAAGATGCAGCAACTATCCGGCGTTTGTTGGGAGAGATTAAGTAA
- a CDS encoding SRPBCC family protein, which produces MSQVLEQSIEINATASAVERCLTDLNLMHRWLNPVLRCEPVGERWSTDIGSKSRFIIQIPLIQPTLNSVVVERQPGLVVWGFTGFFEGRDRWECQPLEKGTRLLNRFEFDIPNPIVSWGFNTFAATWTKQDMETQLRRLKRVAEESQ; this is translated from the coding sequence ATGTCCCAGGTTTTAGAACAATCAATTGAAATCAACGCCACAGCCAGCGCTGTAGAACGATGTCTTACAGATTTAAACCTGATGCACCGTTGGCTGAACCCTGTACTACGCTGCGAACCAGTAGGAGAAAGATGGAGTACAGATATTGGTAGTAAAAGCCGCTTCATCATCCAAATTCCCCTAATTCAGCCAACCCTTAACAGCGTGGTTGTAGAACGTCAACCAGGGTTAGTAGTGTGGGGATTTACAGGATTTTTTGAAGGACGCGATCGCTGGGAATGTCAACCTCTAGAAAAAGGAACCCGCCTACTCAACCGCTTTGAATTTGACATACCCAATCCCATAGTTAGCTGGGGCTTCAACACCTTCGCCGCCACCTGGACAAAACAAGATATGGAAACACAACTCAGACGACTAAAAAGGGTAGCGGAAGAGAGTCAATAG